One genomic window of Solanum stenotomum isolate F172 chromosome 9, ASM1918654v1, whole genome shotgun sequence includes the following:
- the LOC125875906 gene encoding OBERON-like protein: MLPPRPSGLPPSLFLASSDARASTGNHDPGMNSDQNRESPAESANSRDTWPVIDAATQVKLENQKAEDGYYEQSVTHRPASANKVSLLDIAREQVDIISEKMYLLPNEYLEELKGRLRGMLEGNGGPQQRDELLFLQRLVQTRSDLTAKTLIKAHRVQLEILVAINSGIQYFLHHSMNLSQTALIEVFVYKRCRNIACQSQLPAEDCHCEICTNRKGFCSLCMCVICNKFDFEVNTCRWIGCDSCAHWTHTDCAIRDKQIGTGPSSVNGLGSAEMQFRCRACNRTSELFGWVKDVFQQCAPTWNGESLIRELTVVSKIFRLSENTRGRQLFWKSEELIEKLKGGVAETTACRIILTFLQELEMDSSRSFEAGNNGRTIPPQEACNRIAAVVQEAVQTMGVVADEKMRMLKKARQALETCDHELEEKAKEVSELKLERQRKRLQIDELESIARLKEAEADMFQLKADEARREADRLQRIALAKSGKSEEDYASSYLKQRLSEAEAEKQFLFEKIKLQDQSSRSSQGNDIGDTSQELYSKIQEILKSV, translated from the exons ATGCTGCCTCCACGCCCCAGTGGGTTGCCTCCATCCTTATTTCTTGCCTCTTCAGACGCCAGAGCATCAACTGGTAATCATGACCCCGGAATGAACTCTGATCAGAATCGCGAATCGCCTGCTGAGAGTGCTAATTCAAGAGATACGTGGCCTGTTATTGATGCTGCTACTCAAGTGAAGCTTGAGAATCAGAAAGCTGAGGATGGTTATTATGAACAGTCTGTGACTCACAGGCCTGCTAGTGCAAATAAGGTTTCTCTTCTTGATATTGCTAGAGAACAAGTGGATATAATATCTGAAAAAATGTATTTGCTCCCCAATGAGTATTTAGAAGAGCTAAAAGGTAGGCTTCGAGGGATGCTTGAAGGGAATGGCGGTCCTCAGCAAAGAGATGAACTTTTGTTTTTACAGAGGCTTGTTCAGACTAGGTCTGATTTGACTGCAAAGACATTGATTAAAGCTCATCGAGTTCAGCTGGAAATTCTTGTCGCTATTAATAGTGGAATTCAATATTTCCTGCATCATAGTATGAATCTTTCTCAGACTGCACTGATTGAGGTTTTTGTATACAAGAGATGTCGGAATATAGCATGCCAAAGCCAGTTGCCTGCGGAAGATTGCCACTGTGAGATATGCACCAACCGAAAGGGATTCTGCAGCCTTTGCATGTGTGTAATCTGTAACAAGTTTGACTTTGAAGTGAATACATGTCGGTGGATTGGTTGCGACTCCTGTGCTCATTGGACTCACACGGACTGCGCAATTCGTGATAAACAAATTGGAACAGGTCCTTCTTCTGTGAATGGGCTGGGGTCTGCTGAAATGCAGTTCAGGTGTAGAGCCTGCAATCGCACTTCTGAGCTTTTTGGTTGGGTGAAAGATGTATTCCAACAATGTGCACCTACCTGGAATGGGGAATCATTGATAAGAGAACTAACTGTTGTAAGTAAGATCTTTCGACTGAGTGAGAACACAAGAGGGAGGCAGCTGTTTTGGAAATCTGAGGAGCTCATAGAAAAACTAAAGGGTGGAGTGGCAGAGACAACAGCTTGCAGGATTATATTAACTTTTCTCCAAG AGCTTGAGATGGACTCATCAAGGAGCTTTGAGGCTGGAAATAATGGAAGGACGATTCCCCCCCAGGAGGCATGCAACCGAATTGCTGCAGTGGTACAAGAAGCAGTGCAGACAATGGGAGTAGTGGCTGATGAAAAAATGAGGATGCTAAAGAAAGCTCGCCAAGCTCTCGAGACTTGTGATCATGAACTGGAGGAAAAAGCTAAAGAAGTTTCAGAACTTAAACTGGAGAGGCAGCGAAAAAGGCTACAGATAGATGAATTAGAGAGCATTGCTAGGCTTAAAGAAGCAGAAGCAGATATGTTCCAGCTTAAGGCAGATGAGGCAAGACGAGAAGCTGACAGGTTGCAGAGGATTGCTCTTGCAAAATCAGGGAAATCAGAAGAAGATTATGCTAGTAGTTACCTTAAACAGCGTCTTAGCGAGGCTGAAGCTGAGAAGCAATTCCTTTTCGAGAAGATTAAACTTCAAGATCAGAGTTCTCGTTCCTCACAAGGCAATGACATCGGTGACACTTCACAAGAACTTTACTCTAAAATACAAGAGATCCTTAAGAGTGTGTAG